The genomic DNA AGGGCGCACGCCGAGCCCGTACCCCTTCGCCATCCTTCTCCCGGTTTCTGGCCCGGCTTGTCTCTTGACACTTGGCCGAGGACGCTGTAGCCATACATCAATATATCCGTATATGAGGATTTAGTGATTTATTGCCACCCAAGGAGGGCGTCGTGCGTATTCCCGATCTGATCGGTTCCCTGTCCAGGCCGTTTGTCTCCATCGAGCTGCTGCCGCCGCGCCGCGAGGCGGAGCTGGCCGGGTTCGGCCAGGCGGTGCAGGCCCTCAAGGGCATGAAGCCGCTGTTCGCGGCCGTGACCTGTGGTGCGGGCGGGCGCGGGGCCGTTGGCACCCTGGAGACGGCGCGCGACCTGGCCGAGGACCACGGGTTCACGGTCATGCCGCACCTGACCTGTGTGCATGTGCCGCCCGCGGCCCTGCCCGGCCAGTTGGACGCGCTGCGTACCTGCGGCATCCGGAACGTGCTGGCCGTGCGCGGCGATTTTCCGGCAGGCATGGAGCCTGTGTCCAAGGGCTTCCGCCACGCCTCGGATCTGGTGGCCAGGGTGCGCCAGCTGGCCCCGGACATGGCCGTGGGCGTGGCCGCCTACCCGGACGGCCACCCGGATTCGCGCTCCATCCTCGAAGACATCGGGTTCCTGCGCTTCAAGCTCGACCAGGGCGCGAGCTTTGCCGTGACCCAGCTCTTCTTCGACAACCGCCGCTATTTCGACATGGTGGACCGGCTGGCTGCCATGGGCTGCACCAAGCCGATCATCCCGAGCATCCTGCCCATCCGCAGCCTGGGCCAGATCAAGCGGGTCATGGAGCTGTGCGACGCGCCCGTGCCGGGCACACTGCTGGCCGACATCGAGGCAGCCCACGCCAAGGATGGCGACGCGGGCGTGCGCCGGTATGGCGTGGCCCAGGCCGCGTCCCAACTGTCCGAGCTGCTGGAGCAGGGCGCGCCGGGTGTCCACCTCTATCCCTTCAACCGGGCCGACATGTGCCTGGAGGTGGTACAGCGGGCCGGGCTGTTGCCCTGAACCGGGCATGCGTATATCGTGGGTGCATGCCGCGCCTCGCCATCATGTCCGACCCCCACGCCAATCTGGAGGCGTTGACCCAGGTGCTGCACGACATCGCCGGGCAGGGCGCGGATGAGACTTACTGCCTGGGCGACGCCATCGGCTACGGCCCACAGCCCCAGGAATGCTGCGACCTGCTGCGCGAGGCCCAAGTGACAACGCTCATGGGCAACCACGAGCAGGGGCTGATCAACATCCACTACCTGCGGGACTTCAACCAGCCCGCTGCCGACGCCCTGCGCCGCACCCGCGAGATGCTCGACGAGGCCACCTATCACTGGCTCGTCTCGCGGCCCAAGGCCCTGGTGGCCCACGGTTGCCGCATGGTCCACGGCACCCCGCCCGACTCGATCACGGAATACATCTGGAAACACGAGACGGCCATGGATGCGGTCTTTTCCCGGTATCCCGAGGCTGTCTGCTTTGTGGGCCACACCCACGACCTGATGC from Pseudodesulfovibrio aespoeensis Aspo-2 includes the following:
- a CDS encoding metallophosphoesterase family protein, producing MPRLAIMSDPHANLEALTQVLHDIAGQGADETYCLGDAIGYGPQPQECCDLLREAQVTTLMGNHEQGLINIHYLRDFNQPAADALRRTREMLDEATYHWLVSRPKALVAHGCRMVHGTPPDSITEYIWKHETAMDAVFSRYPEAVCFVGHTHDLMRFTHGVGVGASRKLPLLPGETALEPGLRHLINVGAVGQPRDGDNRAKYVLHDTDARTVTLRRVPYDIARTAALIAARGFSKAFADRLW
- a CDS encoding methylenetetrahydrofolate reductase; this translates as MRIPDLIGSLSRPFVSIELLPPRREAELAGFGQAVQALKGMKPLFAAVTCGAGGRGAVGTLETARDLAEDHGFTVMPHLTCVHVPPAALPGQLDALRTCGIRNVLAVRGDFPAGMEPVSKGFRHASDLVARVRQLAPDMAVGVAAYPDGHPDSRSILEDIGFLRFKLDQGASFAVTQLFFDNRRYFDMVDRLAAMGCTKPIIPSILPIRSLGQIKRVMELCDAPVPGTLLADIEAAHAKDGDAGVRRYGVAQAASQLSELLEQGAPGVHLYPFNRADMCLEVVQRAGLLP